The Methanobrevibacter arboriphilus JCM 13429 = DSM 1125 genome window below encodes:
- the argJ gene encoding bifunctional ornithine acetyltransferase/N-acetylglutamate synthase: MITRKDIHKDFTDKIKVIDGGICAVSKVKVAGVRDGKYGVSIIVCKNSDVAGVFTSNKVIAAPVEYTKNTIEDGKLSAIIANSGNANCFTGDQGVFDCEATVEIISKIFEIPKTEIATASTGVIGRKMPMDIITRLINQASEVLENSNNASINAAKAIMTTDTVYKHASIEVTLGNNQKVKIGGICKGTGMIAPNMGTMLCFIATDAIADQKILKESLKKAVDDSFNMVIVDGDESTNDTVLFFANGESKNSILVNNKINGSDIDRNFQEGLNVLCKDLAKQMAQDGEGATKFIEVEVRGAKSKSDAQIASKSVVKSPLVKSAVFGGDPNWGRIVAAVGYSGAYMDPDDITIAISSNDNLVDLVLDGEILAFEGTANLENAELIMKEKSIKIIIDLKNGKYNAIAYGCDLTYDYVKINAEYTT; the protein is encoded by the coding sequence AATAAAGGTAATAGATGGAGGAATATGCGCTGTTTCTAAAGTTAAGGTAGCTGGTGTTCGAGATGGAAAATATGGTGTTTCTATTATAGTCTGTAAAAATTCTGATGTTGCTGGTGTTTTTACTTCTAACAAAGTTATTGCAGCTCCTGTTGAATACACTAAGAATACAATTGAAGATGGAAAGTTGTCTGCAATTATAGCTAATAGTGGAAATGCTAATTGTTTTACAGGCGATCAGGGAGTATTTGACTGTGAAGCTACTGTTGAAATTATTTCAAAAATCTTTGAAATTCCTAAAACTGAAATTGCAACTGCTTCAACTGGTGTAATTGGTCGAAAAATGCCAATGGATATTATTACTAGACTAATTAACCAAGCTAGTGAAGTTCTTGAAAATTCAAACAATGCTTCTATAAATGCTGCAAAAGCAATAATGACAACTGACACTGTTTATAAACATGCGTCTATTGAAGTTACATTAGGAAATAATCAAAAAGTTAAGATTGGGGGAATTTGTAAAGGTACTGGTATGATTGCTCCAAATATGGGAACAATGTTGTGTTTTATAGCTACAGATGCTATTGCTGATCAGAAAATCTTAAAAGAATCTTTAAAAAAAGCAGTTGATGATAGTTTTAATATGGTTATTGTTGATGGAGATGAAAGTACTAATGATACAGTTCTTTTCTTTGCAAATGGGGAATCTAAAAATAGTATTTTAGTAAATAACAAAATAAATGGTTCAGATATAGATAGAAACTTTCAAGAAGGATTAAATGTTCTTTGTAAAGATTTAGCTAAGCAGATGGCACAAGATGGTGAAGGTGCAACTAAATTCATTGAAGTGGAAGTTAGAGGAGCTAAATCAAAATCTGATGCTCAAATCGCATCTAAATCAGTTGTTAAATCACCACTTGTTAAAAGTGCAGTTTTTGGCGGGGATCCTAATTGGGGTAGAATTGTAGCTGCTGTAGGATATTCTGGTGCTTATATGGATCCTGATGATATTACTATTGCCATATCTTCCAATGATAATCTTGTTGACTTGGTACTTGATGGTGAAATTTTAGCTTTTGAAGGAACAGCTAATCTTGAGAATGCAGAGTTGATTATGAAGGAAAAATCGATAAAAATCATCATTGATTTAAAGAATGGAAAATATAATGCTATAGCTTATGGTTGTGATTTAACTTATGATTATGTTAAAATTAATGCAGAGTATACTACTTGA